In Shinella sp. XGS7, a single genomic region encodes these proteins:
- the hpaI gene encoding 4-hydroxy-2-oxoheptanedioate aldolase, translated as MKTMSNPFKAALQRGEAQIGLWLSMAQPYSAEICATAGFQWLLIDGEHAPNDVRSTLAHLQAVAAYPAHPVVRAVQGETALIKQLLDIGAQTLLVPMVDTAEQARALVAACRYPPEGVRGVGSAIARASRWSARKNYLDEANDDVCLLVQAETVTALQNLEAICTVDGVDGVFIGPADLAASMGHRGQPGHPAVQAAIEQAIKTITASGKAAGTLTGDVAAARRYLALGARFVAVGIDVTLLAQASRRLAAEFGLREALPPGLSGAY; from the coding sequence ATCAAGACCATGAGCAATCCCTTCAAGGCCGCGCTGCAGCGCGGCGAGGCGCAGATCGGCCTGTGGCTGTCCATGGCCCAGCCCTATAGCGCGGAGATCTGCGCCACGGCCGGCTTCCAGTGGCTGCTGATCGATGGCGAACATGCACCCAACGATGTGCGCTCCACCCTGGCACATCTGCAGGCGGTGGCGGCCTATCCGGCCCACCCTGTGGTGCGTGCCGTGCAGGGCGAGACAGCCCTGATCAAGCAGCTGCTGGACATCGGCGCTCAGACACTGCTGGTGCCCATGGTGGACACGGCCGAGCAGGCTCGCGCCCTGGTGGCGGCCTGCCGCTACCCGCCCGAGGGCGTGCGCGGCGTGGGCTCGGCGATTGCACGCGCCTCGCGCTGGAGCGCGCGCAAGAATTATCTGGACGAGGCGAACGACGATGTGTGCCTGCTGGTGCAGGCCGAGACCGTGACGGCTCTGCAGAACCTGGAGGCCATCTGCACCGTGGACGGCGTGGACGGCGTGTTCATCGGCCCCGCCGATCTCGCAGCCTCCATGGGCCATCGCGGCCAGCCGGGCCATCCGGCGGTGCAGGCGGCCATCGAACAGGCCATCAAGACGATTACGGCCAGCGGCAAGGCGGCCGGCACCCTGACTGGTGATGTGGCGGCGGCACGCCGCTATCTGGCCTTGGGCGCCCGTTTTGTGGCCGTGGGCATTGACGTCACATTGCTGGCCCAGGCCAGCCGCCGCCTGGCTGCCGAGTTTGGCCTGCGCGAAGCCCTGCCCCCGGGGCTGAGCGGCGCCTACTGA
- a CDS encoding LysR substrate-binding domain-containing protein has protein sequence MSDKIDRVLRSNLKLRHLQLLVALDQFRHLGRAAEFLALTQPAVSKTLAEIERLFGLDLFVRSTRGTEPTAYGSAVVRFARSVLADYERTRDEIAAVASGAAGRTSVGAMVVAVPVLLARAMERLKARSAQTTVAVEEGDLTRLLPRLRVGELDLFIGRLEPGYAAPDLEMEALYEEPMCVVAPAGHALARKTRPQWDHLAQAAWVMPPPWASSRIKLHQQFYRHGVNPPVDIVESASFLVTLNTMQQRGALGFWARSVARHYEALGLVKIVRIPVAIELPPVGIITMRGRLRTPASEQLIDCLRQVAQTVRRSA, from the coding sequence ATGAGCGACAAGATTGATCGCGTGCTGCGGTCCAACCTCAAGCTGCGCCATCTGCAGCTGCTGGTCGCGCTTGACCAGTTCCGCCATCTGGGCCGTGCGGCGGAGTTTCTTGCGCTGACCCAGCCGGCCGTCTCCAAGACCCTGGCCGAGATCGAGCGCCTCTTCGGCCTGGATCTCTTCGTGCGCTCCACCCGCGGTACCGAGCCCACGGCCTATGGCTCGGCCGTGGTGCGCTTTGCACGCTCGGTGCTGGCCGACTATGAGCGTACCCGCGACGAGATTGCGGCGGTGGCCAGCGGCGCGGCCGGGCGCACCAGCGTGGGCGCCATGGTGGTGGCCGTGCCGGTGCTGCTCGCGCGTGCGATGGAGCGGCTCAAGGCGCGCTCGGCCCAGACCACGGTGGCGGTGGAGGAGGGCGATCTCACCCGCCTGCTGCCCCGCCTGAGGGTTGGTGAGCTGGACCTCTTCATCGGCCGGCTGGAGCCCGGCTATGCGGCGCCCGATCTGGAGATGGAGGCGTTGTACGAGGAGCCCATGTGCGTGGTCGCACCGGCCGGTCATGCGCTGGCGCGCAAGACCCGACCCCAGTGGGACCATCTGGCGCAGGCGGCCTGGGTGATGCCGCCGCCCTGGGCCTCATCACGCATCAAGCTGCATCAGCAGTTCTATCGCCATGGGGTGAATCCGCCCGTGGATATCGTGGAGTCGGCGTCCTTCCTGGTCACGCTCAACACCATGCAGCAGCGTGGGGCCCTGGGCTTCTGGGCACGCTCGGTGGCGCGGCATTACGAGGCCCTGGGCCTGGTGAAGATCGTGCGCATTCCGGTGGCGATCGAGCTGCCGCCGGTGGGCATCATCACCATGCGTGGGCGGCTGCGCACGCCTGCCAGTGAGCAGCTGATCGATTGCCTGCGCCAGGTGGCGCAGACCGTGCGGCGCAGCGCCTAG
- a CDS encoding TetR/AcrR family transcriptional regulator, producing the protein MHVFWQRGYEAASIAELTAAMGITAPSLYTAFGDKERLFLDAIERYVLGPAAGFPRALEEEPSAEAAIRRFLEEAAEELTRPCHPRGCMVVMAATNCSEASAHVQAALAKKRAAGDAAIRARIECGIAKGELPADTDAAALAGFYSTVYQGMSMQAKDGASRESLLATAHAAMRAWPARPVEA; encoded by the coding sequence ATGCATGTGTTCTGGCAGCGCGGCTACGAGGCCGCCTCCATCGCCGAGCTGACGGCCGCCATGGGCATCACCGCGCCCAGCCTGTACACGGCCTTCGGCGACAAGGAACGCCTCTTCCTGGACGCGATCGAGCGCTATGTGCTGGGCCCGGCTGCCGGCTTCCCTCGCGCGCTGGAGGAAGAGCCCAGCGCCGAGGCCGCGATCCGCCGCTTTCTGGAAGAAGCCGCCGAGGAGCTGACCCGCCCCTGCCACCCGCGTGGCTGCATGGTGGTGATGGCCGCCACCAACTGCTCCGAGGCCTCGGCCCATGTGCAGGCGGCGCTGGCCAAGAAGCGCGCCGCGGGCGACGCCGCCATCCGTGCGCGCATCGAATGCGGCATCGCCAAGGGCGAGCTGCCCGCGGACACCGATGCCGCAGCGCTGGCCGGCTTCTACAGCACGGTCTACCAGGGCATGTCCATGCAGGCCAAGGACGGCGCCAGCCGCGAGTCCCTGCTGGCCACGGCCCACGCCGCCATGCGCGCCTGGCCCGCCCGGCCGGTCGAAGCCTAG
- a CDS encoding aldehyde dehydrogenase family protein: protein MIRSSRRQFVLGSLGAAGAALLPQGRALAAGSYPERPITFVCPWPAGGTADMTMRALCAVAAKTLGQTLIVDNKAGATHVGMEEFAQAAGIEMLHIPYKGGAPALQGVLSGEVNLLIDSSSWAPHVQAGKLPNYVAPTVLAEPAITAQLCGEETFGPVVPLFRFQTEEQVLTLANDTPFGLAAYFYSQGVQRIHRVAAALETGIVGINEGAVAAEAAPFGGVKESGYGREGSRHGLDDYLHIKYLCQGQLG, encoded by the coding sequence ATGATCCGATCGAGCCGCCGCCAGTTCGTCCTCGGCAGCCTGGGCGCCGCGGGTGCCGCGCTGTTGCCGCAGGGCCGCGCCCTGGCCGCGGGCAGCTATCCCGAGCGCCCCATCACCTTTGTCTGCCCCTGGCCGGCTGGCGGCACCGCCGACATGACCATGCGCGCGCTCTGCGCCGTGGCGGCCAAGACCCTGGGGCAGACCCTCATCGTGGACAACAAGGCAGGCGCCACCCATGTGGGCATGGAGGAGTTCGCCCAGGCCGCCGGCATCGAGATGCTGCACATTCCCTACAAGGGCGGCGCGCCGGCGCTGCAGGGCGTGCTGTCAGGCGAGGTCAATCTGCTGATCGACTCCAGTTCCTGGGCGCCCCATGTGCAGGCGGGCAAGCTGCCCAATTATGTGGCGCCCACGGTGCTGGCCGAGCCGGCCATCACGGCCCAGCTCTGCGGCGAAGAGACCTTCGGTCCCGTCGTGCCCCTGTTCCGATTCCAGACCGAAGAGCAAGTCCTGACCCTGGCCAATGACACACCATTCGGGCTGGCCGCCTATTTCTACTCGCAGGGCGTACAGCGCATCCACCGCGTGGCAGCGGCGCTGGAAACAGGTATCGTGGGCATCAACGAAGGGGCGGTGGCCGCCGAGGCCGCGCCCTTCGGAGGCGTCAAGGAGTCGGGCTATGGCCGCGAGGGCTCTCGCCATGGCCTGGATGACTACCTGCACATCAAGTATCTCTGCCAGGGCCAGCTGGGCTGA
- a CDS encoding efflux RND transporter periplasmic adaptor subunit: MSQHHSPHAPALPPQAGATSPASRSRRLWAAGTALTAIAAVSAAIFGLQSAGAEAPPPAPQATPVSAAVVQAAEVSTWDEFSGRLEAVERVELRPRVAGTVHAVHFREGALVRQGDLLITIDPAPYAAEAERAEAQVAAAQARAANAKTELARAKALLSEQAIAQREFDERSNGLREAEANLRAAQAGLQAARLSLGYTQVRAPVSGRVGKLEITVGNQVAAGPGAPLLTTLMSVSPIYASFDADEQVIAKALAERSKLERIPVQMGTIAQEGTPLEGRLQLIDNQINAKSGTVRVRAVFDNKDGQLMPGQFARVRMGAPAKTQALLVNERAVGTDQSKRFVIVVGEGNKAEYREVQLGAPVNGLRIVAAGLKANERIVVNGLQRVRPGAVLAPKLVAMDAKPEVQAKAATASKS, translated from the coding sequence ATGAGCCAGCACCATTCACCCCACGCTCCCGCGCTCCCGCCCCAGGCCGGCGCCACCTCTCCCGCCTCGCGCAGCCGCCGCCTCTGGGCCGCCGGCACCGCGCTGACGGCGATCGCTGCCGTCTCGGCCGCCATCTTCGGCCTGCAGAGCGCGGGCGCGGAAGCGCCGCCGCCCGCGCCCCAGGCCACGCCGGTTTCCGCCGCCGTGGTGCAGGCCGCCGAGGTCTCGACCTGGGACGAGTTCTCGGGCCGCCTGGAAGCCGTGGAGCGCGTGGAGCTGCGGCCGCGCGTGGCCGGCACGGTGCACGCTGTGCACTTCCGCGAGGGCGCCCTGGTCCGCCAGGGTGATCTGCTGATCACCATCGACCCCGCGCCCTATGCCGCCGAGGCCGAACGCGCCGAGGCCCAGGTGGCCGCGGCCCAGGCCCGCGCCGCCAACGCCAAGACCGAGCTGGCCCGCGCCAAGGCCCTGCTGTCCGAGCAGGCGATCGCGCAGCGCGAGTTCGACGAGCGCAGCAACGGTCTGCGCGAGGCCGAGGCCAATCTGCGCGCCGCCCAGGCCGGCCTGCAGGCCGCCAGGCTGAGCCTCGGCTACACCCAGGTGCGCGCGCCGGTCTCCGGGCGCGTGGGCAAGCTGGAGATCACGGTCGGCAACCAGGTCGCGGCCGGCCCCGGCGCGCCCCTGCTGACCACGCTGATGTCGGTGAGCCCCATCTACGCCAGCTTCGATGCCGATGAGCAGGTCATCGCCAAGGCCCTGGCCGAGCGCAGCAAGCTGGAGCGCATCCCCGTGCAGATGGGCACCATCGCGCAGGAGGGCACGCCGCTAGAAGGCCGCCTGCAGCTGATCGACAACCAGATCAATGCGAAGAGCGGCACGGTGCGCGTGCGCGCGGTGTTTGACAACAAGGATGGGCAACTGATGCCGGGCCAGTTCGCCCGGGTGCGCATGGGCGCGCCGGCCAAGACCCAGGCCCTGCTGGTCAACGAGCGCGCGGTCGGCACCGACCAGAGCAAGCGTTTCGTGATCGTGGTGGGTGAGGGCAACAAGGCCGAGTACCGCGAGGTGCAGCTGGGTGCGCCGGTGAACGGCCTGCGCATCGTCGCGGCCGGCCTCAAGGCCAATGAGCGCATCGTGGTCAACGGCCTACAGCGCGTGCGCCCCGGCGCGGTGCTGGCGCCCAAGCTGGTGGCCATGGACGCCAAGCCCGAGGTGCAGGCCAAGGCCGCCACCGCGAGCAAGAGCTAA